In Ananas comosus cultivar F153 linkage group 14, ASM154086v1, whole genome shotgun sequence, the genomic stretch GTTTAGTTTGGTTTGCAATTTGCACTCCAATTTAGGTAGTCTTTTGAATAGCGTAACAAAGAAAAGCATATTTTACAACCTAGTCATCAGAAAAGTCTATTAGGCCCCAAAGAAACAGAAAATTAACATTATTGCAACCAATCTATACATCACAAAATTTAGAATGAAATTACGATCCTAGTTTCTAAAGAACCAATTTGTATTTGACAAACAGTGTATGCTAGAGATTAAAAGAGAAGTTACCATTTCCGAGGTCTTCAATATCAAAAACATTAACCGGACACTTCTTTACGAGCTCCTCCGCATCAGCCCCAGTAACTTCTTTCAGAAATACAACCTAACAACAGATGAATAACTTCATAAGGAAAATAAGAGATTATAAAAGATACATGCATATGTAATAAATAAGCTTACAACAAAGAAAACATTCACCTCGGGAAGCATTCTGTACCACGCTGTAGCAACTGGAGACCACTTGGCATGATCTTTGCCGATACCCTTCACTGCATGTGCCTCAAGCTCAATGGCCTGTAAAAGGATGCAAAATGACATGATCAGTTGCATCAAAGCTCTTATTTATATTCTCCATATTCATTTCGCAGATTTAAAGGGTCATGCGGTAAAGTGTAATGAAGAAACTTCAAAGAGAAAAGGATACGTGCTAGAGACATAAAGTTATGAGAAAACACGTAATGCAACacataaatatcaaaaactgAAACAATTGAAAATGCACTGCATAGATAAACCCAAACTACCAAGTCATGGCTAGGGCTTGAACCACATCCTGACTAGAAATTAAGGAATAAAATCTAATGTGAATTGGGTTTCTGCATTTTAGACCGATTGAAGTAAATAATGTTATACATGAAGCAAATCACATTGAAGTAAATAGTGTTATATATGAAGCAAATCAACATTGTCACTTCacttgataatatttttaatttgttgataGGATTCGCAAATACACATATAATAAAAGAGCGTATGTAGTCACAGAGCAAGGCTACCCACTAGCATACCAATTtcggaacaaaaaaaaactgaCTTAATTTAACATTATATGGAGCTCCTTCTGACGAACTTAGATGCTCCGTTCTACATCAAGAGTAACTCCTAAAACATTAGAAATGCTTGCATAATAATTAAAACACAGTTATATCTTTGTTAATTTTCCTTATCTCCAAACTATTCACCAAACAGAATTTTAGGACAGTTCATGAAGGTATCATACAAAATGGACAGAATAATGTCAACAACCACAAAGGACAAGAATTGAGAAGTACCTGTCCTGCACCAAGCTTAGCAAGAATAATATCTTTATACGTCACTCCCAAGGGCTTCTTAGAGACTTCTAGTTGATTGCCACTGAAAGAAGTGTATGTTTTTGGTTCCGCGGACTGGCTAGGAGTTTCCTTGTGAAGTTGACTGCCGTCCGGCAACCACTTCAATTGATCTGACTTTACTGCACAGATATTAAAAGTCATAAGAACACAACAAAATCGCACCTAAGATTTGACTATTTAGAAGACTAGGCAGCATCATAGGACAGAGAATCCTaagtattagaaaatatttagtTATGTTAACAAGATAGACAACAAGTAGACGGTGTGATTTACTGCAGAAGGTGGCAAACTTAAAAATTGCTAACCCACAAATGAAACAACTTAGAAAGAAAACAATGGAAATACACTTGGTTGAGAAATATGTGAACTCCAATGGGAAGTCACAGCTAAATTCATGAGATATTTCCACTTGAGCATGTAGCAGTCGATGCACGCCGATAATAAATGCACATAATTGAAGTTGATAGCATGTAAAACCTACCTGTAAGCCGTGGAGAACCCTTTTTACATGATAATTTCAATTCATAAACAATAGTATTCCTTTCATTCGGAACATCATTTTCTGTAAAGAAGGACAAAGAATAATAGACCCACCAATTAGCACACGAGTCCAATATTTGCAACTACAATCTTTAGCATAAAAACTAAGCACACAAAAAGTGAAAATAGATGCTTATTCATTGTACAAACCTGAAAGATATTCAAATTGTCTTGGGTCAGCATCTAGTGGAATAAGGCCTAGCCTATGTGCTAGTACCTCATCTGCAATAACTGAGGTGTTATCAACCATAAAAACTTTCTCAATAGCCATTGTGGGAACCTATTAACCACAGGTAGAGAATATAAGATATGAACTGAGTAGTCAAATAAAGGACCAACTACATTGTGAATTGCACTTCACCATCTTGGTAATCAAAACCTATAGATAACACTTGACCAACTAAAAAGCCCTGCATGTTACCAACTTACAGAAAATAGTTAAGTGCAAACATTTCATAAATCTAGCAAGTTACGCCACTATCTGTAGGCTTTAATTATCAAGGTGGTAAAGCACAAGTCACGATATATCCAAAGGGCGTTATTTACATGTTAGccttaaataaaaaatgtaatagaGAAATAACGTAAAGAACCTTAGACTTTCCAAAACTGTACACAGCGCAAGCACAAGTAAATTTGacggattattttttttttggtaatattTATCCAAATTCTTTTATGCTGTAACAGCATAGACATGTGTACAGCACATACCTCTGCAATGAGGATTCTCCTGAATGCATTAGCAATTGAAGCATCAATTCCAATCATATCAAATTCCATCTCGTCCTCTGTAAGCcgtttaatttcaattttaaaattcttgCAGAAGTTGTCCATTCGTAAGCTATTGTCAACTCCCATCGACGCATATGCTCCAGAGTACTGAATACCTTCTGTCTTTAGATATAAATATGCATCATCATTACATCACACATGAAACAATAGCATTCTATAGCAAAATTTCTGTCCTTaatatggaaaaagaaaatgcaaattctttttataaaaaaggtCATAAATATATAGGCTTAGAAAACACACGCCTTAGAAAATGCAAATTCTTTTTACAAAAAAGGTCATAATCATAATACACCAACTTCTTCAATACGCAATTCTAAAACAATAATATGATGATGATCTTCTAATAGATGCTTTCACCTAGATATTAGTCAATGTCCAATATATAAAAGTCGCCGAATCTAATAGATATTCTTTGTAGAATGGACACTGATAGCTATAAAGGAAACGTAAATTAGAAAACTGATATGATGAATAATTCCGCAAAGGATAAGTATAGCCATGGAAATGTCATTCATACCGAGAGACTATACTAAATTAATAAGTATCAAAACCATAGCTATCCAACATATATAAGGCTAAAcagttaaatcaccacaaattgcCAAAAGTCCTTTTCTATACTTCGAATTCAATAAATATTGGATAATAGAAAAGGGCCAAAAAAATGATCTTTTTTCTACCCAGCAACAAAGCAATGTATTCAAtccacaaaaatatataaaaaaaaaaaaagtaaaaaggagGAGGTGATACATAAATATCATAAAATGTTTTTCATAGGGTTCAAATTATATTCTCTAATAATGCAAAGATTTATGGATGATACAAGTGAAATGGTGATTACTCCAACTACAAATATTCTCGAAAAGAATTATATTTCACCGGACACTTTTACCACTTTTACTCTATAGAAATATTTGTTAACCTAAAATTCTTTATTCTACTTtcaaatccaaaaataaaaacaaaaagaaggccaaaaatttgatcttttcCCACACACAAACTCAAAATCGTATCAGAAAACACATCAGTGtgagcttaaaaaaaaaaaagggggattCACAGGATTTAAGGATGTAATGATTCggaaaaacaatttttttaaaaaaagggaaagaggtCGTACATGAATGGGAGCGTCGCCTTTGCACACGACGCGCGTCCTTTGGAGCTCGAGGTGCTCCGGGAGCTTCCCCTTGGGCACGTCCTCCATGTCCAATGCCGAAACCTTCGGCATCGtaatcgagatcgagatcgagatcgagatcgagagagagagtcttATAAGGGTTTTAGGGATTAGGGTTctggggggagggggagggggagagggaaaAGGAAACGGGATTTTACGCGCTCGCTACGGAGGCTTCTTAGCAGGGGAAAGGAAGTATGTAACGACCTGGATCGGGCGCAAATCGCGGACCCACTATCCGCCGAATGAGGGTCAGGTGGAGCTGAGACCCGACAAACCACTTACCCGACCAAGAGGAGCTCCAGGACCGCTTACGCCAAAGGGGGCCCGCGTTAGCATCAAAGAGCTTGACGGCGGAGCCTGTAATGGCAGCAGGCAAGTTGAGAGGAAGGCGGAGCTTGACGGCGGAGCAGCctggagagaggaggaggtccGGACGGTGCTAGGGCATACTCAGAGCTCGGAGGGGGGCGATGGGAGGATCGAGAAGGGAGAAAGGGGGGGAGTCCGACATAGTCTAGGAGGTTGGGTCGAAGCCTCAGGATCTCGGAGCGGAGGCAAAACGCGGACCCAGTACCTGCCGGGTTGCGGGATAGTGCGAAGAAGAGAGGACCGAAACCCACTTACCCGGTTACCACTCAGCTGATGGATCGGGCTGGGCGGACCCACCTTCCGGAGCGGGTGAGAAACGCGGACCCACGACCCGAGCCTTGGAGGATCATGCAGATCGGGCAACCCGGTACCCGTTTACCCAATTGCAAGTCATTCAAGCTTCGGACAAGTCAGATGGCAGCCCACCCGAGTTTCTTCCTCAATTTATCACTTTTGCTGTTTAGCCCTCATAGGatagtttattttaatttctttattttttcttttttgttatttttttaagagatagatagcacgctacccggtttgtttatttcatttagaaataaacttagctaaaaatgtgaatcaactaggattcgaatttaggtctcgggtaccaaccaccaagccttttaccacttgctctagagacagtTGGTAGTTTATTTTAGTTTCAGTACAAGTGTTATGCAGTATATATAGGTACAAGAATATACAAGAATATAATTGCAGGGATAGGAATAATGAAATGAATTAGTTTATTTTCTTCCCCAAAAGttcttctccaaacccttcttcttctctgctACTTCTCTTCTCAATTTCTCCTCTATCTCTAATCTCTATCCCAATTTTTTATCCCACTCTTATCTCTTCTCTACTTCTAACCCCAAtcctctatctctatctctatctctattcCCGCTCTTCTCAACCCCCTCTGTGTCTTCTCTTATCAATCCAGCAATAATTTACCTCATAATTACCATCAGGAAGCTCCCATCATCCTCTCCTCTCCGCCATACCGGCCTCAGCGAGTTATCGTTATCGGTGATTACGGATCGTCCGGGATATTATGTTGGAAAAATTAGTTCTCTTTTGAAATCTTTagtcaaatatttgtataaacagTTTTGTTTGAAAACAATTTATCCACTGTTTTTAGAAACGTTGATTAAGAACGCAATGAATAAAAGCTATAGAGAATAAAGGATTAGATGGAGCCTGTGAGTCGAGGCGTGCGattgcactgtcctagaagcaagattgcccctccacgtacgaggcgccggcaatcactcctagcgatacaacgaccttcgtccaccccgtcggcacggcTTCAGGGTGGCGCAAGAACGAACCGTCACAGCTTTTCAGAGATCCAGCAAaacagtgaagaagaaggagaagagagaaaaggggagAAGCTCAGGCTAGGGTTTCTGTATGTCACTACTATCCTAACCCAGCCACTCACCCTAGTAAATAGGAGAGCAAAAGAAGGGTTCCAACGGGAAGACCACCTTCCCGAGGTAGACCGTTGGGGCTGGTTGAGTCCCGAGGTGCGACCCTTCGACTGGACCAAATCTGGACCTAATCCAGGTaaggtcaaaaataaaataataaaatgaaaagtgtaacaaaaataaagtgAACCGGGTtcacgcgcgccgccgcccggcTCGGCTCGTTCCGTGTATTTAGACAAGAGCTCCACTCTCATCACTTCCCAAGTAATAACAATGAGAATAAAGAAGTATATAAACCAAATCAAGTGAGGGTCtctttccaatgtgggactaaacaccACATGAAAAGAGACCAAAGCTTGGGCTCCCAGGCAAGGCCCATTGACAGTGGGCTGCCCACAAAGTCCAaagatcaaatttaagttttaatacaTATGGGCTTTTgaagaagttttaaatcacttgttttaaaatcaaaatactaacaTATTACAGGTGCATGAATAAGTTTTCGgaaaggttaattgcatatttgTCCCTAACCgttactatattttaattttagtctCTAATCTTTTTGGAAAAAATGTATGGGAACTCCTCGAATGCAGTCGATTTGAAATTAGATACCTCaatgttatattatttatttattaactctTTCTAGTTGAGATTTTATACTCAAGTTatgttcaaaattttattaaatttaataactttattaattattattgattagttttatttgctaaaatataattaaagttattcaatttgataaaattaccaatgaatttgataatttttctttttctttttttctttttttttgcccccCTAAAATCACTTAGTTTTCAAAAAGCTAGAAGTTGAAGCAattcaacttaaaaaataaaagctgaGGTATGTATTACTTTTTGTCAAGGGAATAGTGATTTTCTAATAgcgatttatcttttttatcattttattttaccaaCCACACAATTTAAACATATGTACCTGATTACTATTACTAATACAATAAgaattaggttggaatactattaatagtatttaaactcttttgctatcgagtttttaatccctaaataaaaaaattatagagttaGAATAATAATGGTCCTCTAAGGATTTAGTGATGATTCACTTAaagttgagtgagtggttagttgaatagtacgATCTAAAtggtaaaattaattaaaatgtagatctaatggctaaagactcgatagtaaaaaaactcaaatactattaatagtattccagctaaACTCGTAAAATAAATActaatttactttaaaatttctAGGGTAAACTTCCAATTGCCCTTTGTGGTatagcctctttttttttttcatattttgccACCATAGAGTTTCAAAAATTACATTGAGctattgtttaattttgtttttatttcactATAAAAGCCTGATAAAAAAAAGGTggcattatatttttttacaagcCAAATTATCGCGAGCTTCACACTGTGATATCTTTTACAGAAACAAAGAGAATATTTTTTGCATCCTAATTTTTTACCCTTCTAGCAATCACaagcagaagaaaaaaaaaaagaaaaaaaaaaggacctaTTTGGAAGCAGGAAATGAAAGAGCGAGGAATATGTGAGTTTTGCAAACTCGACTAAGTTCCCCACCCAACAAAAGCCCAAAACACGATATCCCAATAATTATGAGTCAGAATTCGAATGATCTCCTAACTTCAGTGCCGAAATAAAGACCAACGCTGACACAAATTTTTCGGCATCTCACAAGTTCACCCTCCGAGATCCGAAGAGACAAGCAGCCCAAAGCTTTTCAAACAATGTTCATAGTAAATGTTTGTCTCCCTTCAAATTATTCTTTCTTGTGCTTGTTTTAGATGCGGGGCAAAGCCACCAACAACAGGGTTTGAATGAAAATGTCTCAGATGCTTCTCACAACTTGAAATCAGTATATTTTTACCCCTCCTTTTCACAACTTGAAACCAGTGTGTTATTTGCAGCAGAATCAGTTAAAAAGTTCAAATGCCTTTTGAGGACAACGTGTAAAAATCACAAATCGAACCTTTGGAAACTGTCTCATGTATCCGTAGCAGTTTTTCAGAGATTAACATTTGAAATAGCCTCACCGAATTTTCTGGAGCCGAAGTTCATCTACAAACTAACAATAAGCTTTTCTACTTCTTTTTCTATTcgctgttttttatttttttttaaattccatTTTCAATTTTACTTTGTTTACGGTCACTCGATACCTCGTTGGAAATTGCGTTTGGAGTCTAAATGACCTCACCTGCGAGTTCTAGTTCGACTTTGTATTTCTCTCCACATCGGCATTCGACAGTATCTGAAATTCCCTGCAGAAAAGGATAATAGTAGCTAATTCCACCATTATTTCGCCGTTGTAGATAAACACCACAGAGCACGACTACGATGGCGACAACTAATCGACATGAACCTAGAGTGTAATCAGAAATGGTTATCTATGTTGTTTTTTACAAGGAATGTTACCTTCATTTGATTAATCCGATCTTGAAGAGATTCTGTGTACTCGGTTTCACCAGATTTATCGCATAACAAAGCATTATGTTCTGCTTCCAAAGCGCTCAAATCCATTTCCCGAAGCTCGCGCTACAATGCACCGAGAAAAAAGCATAAACCATAATGTAAATGAAAAGATAGCTtggaaaattaaatattgaacAGCGATGATACGATTCAACTCACAGGAAAACCACCTATTGCATGCTTCACCTGCTCTATGAGCTGTTTGTTCTGTTAAAGGCAAACATTACTTCTTTTCGGGATGCTTAACTGAACAAACAATTTACTGGAGAGGTAAAATAAGCTAAAATAAAAGAACGCCAACCCTAAGTGATATATATTAGGGCCTACATTTTGACGAGCAAAGAGATATGTATTGCCATTGTAATATAAGCGGAGAGAGGCAAAGGGAAATAACATGCTAGTTGAAAGAGGATAGTACATAGGTCTCGCTATATCTCAATGTGGCAGTTGAAACCCGTGATATTTATAGGGGATTCCCTATATTTTAGCCTTATTAAAAATGCAGCATGGTTAGCTAATAAGAGAAGAAGATAGTCAATACTCGGCAGTTTTCAGAAAGAAGCgcgattttttttgtttctagttCTTCCATTTTAAGTTTTGTG encodes the following:
- the LOC109720654 gene encoding DNA-directed RNA polymerases I and III subunit rpac1-like isoform X3; protein product: MGVDNSLRMDNFCKNFKIEIKRLTEDEMEFDMIGIDASIANAFRRILIAEVPTMAIEKVFMVDNTSVIADEVLAHRLGLIPLDADPRQFEYLSENDVPNERNTIVYELKLSCKKGSPRLTVKSDQLKWLPDGSQLHKETPSQSAEPKTYTSFSGNQLEVSKKPLGVTYKDIILAKLGAGQAIELEAHAVKGIGKDHAKWSPVATAWYRMLPEVVFLKEVTGADAEELVKKCPVNVFDIEDLGNGKKRAVAARPRACTLCRECIRGVTEEAVELRRVKDHFIFTIESTGALPPEVLFTEAVKILEEKCNRLITELS
- the LOC109720654 gene encoding DNA-directed RNA polymerases I and III subunit rpac1-like isoform X1, with protein sequence MPKVSALDMEDVPKGKLPEHLELQRTRVVCKGDAPIHTEGIQYSGAYASMGVDNSLRMDNFCKNFKIEIKRLTEDEMEFDMIGIDASIANAFRRILIAEVPTMAIEKVFMVDNTSVIADEVLAHRLGLIPLDADPRQFEYLSENDVPNERNTIVYELKLSCKKGSPRLTVKSDQLKWLPDGSQLHKETPSQSAEPKTYTSFSGNQLEVSKKPLGVTYKDIILAKLGAGQAIELEAHAVKGIGKDHAKWSPVATAWYRMLPEVVFLKEVTGADAEELVKKCPVNVFDIEDLGNGKKRAVAARPRACTLCRECIRGVTEEAVELRRVKDHFIFTIESTGALPPEVLFTEAVKILEEKCNRLITELS
- the LOC109720654 gene encoding DNA-directed RNA polymerases I and III subunit rpac1-like isoform X2 gives rise to the protein MEDVPKGKLPEHLELQRTRVVCKGDAPIHTEGIQYSGAYASMGVDNSLRMDNFCKNFKIEIKRLTEDEMEFDMIGIDASIANAFRRILIAEVPTMAIEKVFMVDNTSVIADEVLAHRLGLIPLDADPRQFEYLSENDVPNERNTIVYELKLSCKKGSPRLTVKSDQLKWLPDGSQLHKETPSQSAEPKTYTSFSGNQLEVSKKPLGVTYKDIILAKLGAGQAIELEAHAVKGIGKDHAKWSPVATAWYRMLPEVVFLKEVTGADAEELVKKCPVNVFDIEDLGNGKKRAVAARPRACTLCRECIRGVTEEAVELRRVKDHFIFTIESTGALPPEVLFTEAVKILEEKCNRLITELS